A genomic region of Bradyrhizobium sp. ORS 278 contains the following coding sequences:
- a CDS encoding bifunctional 3-(3-hydroxy-phenyl)propionate/3-hydroxycinnamic acid hydroxylase — MSADHYQVVIVGLGPTGATVASLLGREDVATLAIDRAVDIYDKPRAIALDHEIMRLFDNLGIAGEVSRYVAPFPASEHFGAQGQLIRRIDMVGEPYPLGYTPSMVFTQPPVEQVMRDRVAACPSVTVELGTTLVDIRQNANAATVVLQREDGSTREVSADYVIACDGASSTVRQKLGIHFDDLDFDEPWLVVDISVNASGAGKLPKTAAQFCNPARPTTYIIGPGNHRRFEIMLRPGEDRHAMERPEQVWQLLAPWLSPADGELWRAASYRFHALVASRWRQGRVLLAGDAAHQQPPFIGQGMCQGLRDAGNLSWKLIRVLRGESHDTLLDSYEAERSTHVRELTTRIKAIGRVICEQDPAAAAARDERILAEGGGAPRTITRQEIVPPLTTGLLATKANAVNGTLFPQPWIISDAGRALLDTIAGSGWRLVLDGSALSAPAMPSEITAITIGGSGLKEESGVVARWFERHGCHAALVRPDHYVYGVARDAPELAAVLSELKTRLN, encoded by the coding sequence ATGTCAGCAGACCATTATCAGGTCGTCATCGTCGGCTTGGGTCCGACCGGCGCCACCGTCGCCAGCCTGCTCGGCCGCGAGGACGTCGCGACGCTCGCGATCGATCGCGCCGTCGACATATACGACAAGCCGCGCGCGATCGCGCTCGACCACGAGATCATGCGGCTGTTCGACAATCTCGGCATCGCCGGCGAGGTCAGCCGCTACGTCGCGCCGTTCCCCGCCTCCGAGCACTTTGGCGCGCAGGGACAATTGATCCGCCGCATCGACATGGTCGGCGAGCCCTATCCCCTCGGCTACACGCCGAGCATGGTGTTCACCCAGCCGCCGGTCGAGCAGGTGATGCGCGACCGCGTCGCCGCCTGTCCTTCGGTGACCGTCGAGCTCGGCACGACGTTGGTCGACATCCGGCAGAATGCGAATGCGGCAACGGTCGTGCTGCAGCGGGAGGACGGCAGCACGCGCGAGGTCAGCGCCGACTACGTCATCGCCTGTGACGGCGCCTCCAGCACCGTGCGCCAGAAGCTCGGCATCCATTTCGACGATCTCGACTTCGACGAGCCCTGGCTGGTGGTCGATATCAGCGTCAACGCCAGCGGCGCCGGCAAGCTGCCGAAAACGGCGGCTCAGTTCTGCAATCCGGCGCGGCCGACCACTTACATCATCGGACCCGGCAACCATCGACGTTTCGAGATCATGCTGCGTCCAGGCGAGGACCGCCATGCGATGGAGCGGCCGGAGCAGGTCTGGCAATTGCTCGCGCCCTGGCTCTCTCCTGCAGATGGCGAGCTATGGCGCGCGGCGAGCTATCGCTTCCACGCACTGGTGGCGAGCCGCTGGCGGCAGGGCCGCGTGCTGCTCGCCGGCGATGCCGCGCATCAGCAGCCGCCCTTCATCGGCCAGGGCATGTGCCAGGGCCTGCGCGACGCCGGCAATCTCTCGTGGAAGCTGATCCGCGTGCTTCGAGGTGAGTCGCACGACACGCTGCTCGACAGCTACGAGGCCGAGCGCAGCACCCATGTGCGCGAGCTCACGACGCGCATCAAGGCGATCGGCCGCGTCATCTGCGAGCAGGATCCGGCGGCTGCTGCGGCGCGCGATGAACGCATTCTCGCCGAAGGCGGCGGCGCGCCACGCACCATCACGCGGCAGGAGATCGTGCCGCCGCTGACCACAGGACTGCTGGCGACGAAGGCGAATGCCGTGAACGGCACGCTGTTTCCGCAGCCCTGGATCATCAGCGACGCCGGCCGTGCGCTGCTCGACACCATCGCCGGCAGCGGCTGGCGTCTCGTGCTCGACGGCTCCGCGCTGAGCGCTCCGGCCATGCCCTCCGAGATCACGGCGATCACCATCGGCGGCAGCGGCCTGAAGGAGGAAAGCGGCGTGGTCGCGCGCTGGTTCGAGCGCCATGGCTGCCACGCCGCGCTGGTACGGCCCGACCACTACGTCTACGGCGTCGCCAGGGACGCACCGGAGCTCGCAGCTGTCCTGAGCGAGCTGAAAACTCGACTGAACTAA
- a CDS encoding MFS transporter encodes MTTQTDTTTGSAGGRAIAVLIMLFLFQTLNFFDKLVFGLSAVPMMKELGLSPKDFGLIGSSFFLLFSLSGMAVGMFVVGRFPVKWLLLIMAGIWSATQLPIFFSSSIAVLVICRIILGAGEGPGLPTALHACYNWFPAHRRSVPSAVVLQGISVGLLAGGPILTYVIVNYGWRTGFLFCGLLGLAWMIGWFFVGGEGPYSAQAPQAVASDKALPARVLWGDATVIGVIIMSTASYWIVGMSATWLPPFLQLGLGYKQVEVGWIISGIYLFQSPLLLGGSWLTQVLQRRGFSLRACLGHASGLALLAAGCALLLSIVTTGPLQLACVAIAFAAPSLTTIFGPVALGAIAPAVQRGRLIVVIYSGNAASALISNALTGWIVGEAGPNAPLGYAHAMTFTAGVLIVGALSAFALIFPERTIARFARTAQEPASPSAVPAVST; translated from the coding sequence ATGACGACACAGACGGACACCACGACAGGATCGGCAGGAGGACGCGCCATTGCCGTCCTCATCATGCTGTTCCTGTTCCAGACCTTGAACTTCTTCGACAAGCTGGTGTTCGGCCTGTCCGCCGTGCCGATGATGAAAGAGCTGGGCTTGAGCCCGAAGGATTTCGGCCTGATCGGCAGCAGCTTCTTCCTCTTGTTCTCACTGTCGGGCATGGCCGTCGGCATGTTCGTGGTCGGCCGCTTTCCCGTGAAATGGCTGCTCTTGATCATGGCTGGCATCTGGTCGGCGACGCAGCTGCCGATCTTCTTCTCCAGCTCGATCGCGGTGCTGGTGATCTGCCGCATCATCCTCGGCGCCGGCGAAGGCCCGGGCCTGCCGACCGCGCTGCATGCCTGCTACAACTGGTTCCCGGCGCACAGGCGCAGCGTGCCGAGCGCCGTGGTGCTGCAGGGCATCAGCGTCGGCCTCCTGGCCGGCGGTCCGATCCTGACCTATGTCATCGTCAATTATGGCTGGCGCACCGGCTTCCTGTTCTGCGGCCTGCTCGGGCTCGCCTGGATGATCGGCTGGTTCTTCGTCGGCGGCGAAGGTCCCTACTCCGCGCAGGCGCCGCAAGCCGTAGCGAGCGACAAGGCGCTTCCCGCGCGCGTGCTGTGGGGCGATGCAACGGTGATCGGCGTCATCATCATGTCGACCGCGTCGTACTGGATCGTCGGCATGTCTGCGACCTGGCTGCCGCCGTTTCTGCAGCTCGGACTCGGCTACAAGCAGGTCGAGGTGGGATGGATCATCTCTGGCATCTATCTGTTCCAGTCACCCTTGCTGCTCGGCGGCTCCTGGCTGACGCAAGTTCTGCAGCGCCGTGGCTTCAGCCTGCGCGCCTGCCTCGGCCATGCCTCGGGGCTGGCGCTGCTCGCCGCCGGCTGCGCCCTGCTGCTCAGCATCGTCACCACGGGCCCGCTGCAGCTCGCCTGCGTTGCGATTGCCTTCGCCGCCCCCAGCCTCACCACGATCTTCGGTCCCGTGGCGCTCGGCGCGATCGCTCCGGCCGTGCAGCGCGGCCGTCTGATCGTCGTGATCTATTCGGGCAACGCCGCGTCGGCGCTGATCTCGAACGCGCTCACCGGCTGGATCGTCGGCGAGGCCGGCCCCAACGCCCCGCTCGGCTACGCCCATGCCATGACCTTCACCGCCGGCGTGCTCATCGTCGGCGCGCTCTCCGCCTTCGCCCTGATCTTCCCGGAGCGCACCATCGCGCGCTTTGCAAGAACGGCGCAGGAACCCGCTTCCCCCTCCGCCGTACCGGCGGTCTCGACCTGA
- a CDS encoding fumarylacetoacetate hydrolase family protein, whose translation MKFTSFTINNVRSWGLVEGDEVADLGALLRDRFPDLKSAIAAGALKDVAVAASGAKRHPLSAITFLPVIPNPDKILCIGLNYETHRKETGRSEVENPTVFGRFANSQTGHLSNIIRPRVSTDLDFEGELAIVIGKPGRYIPRAEAFQHIAGYACYNEGSVRDFQRHTHQFTPGKNFPDTGAFGPWLVTSDEIDDLGPLKLQTRLNGEVVQEATISQMIFDIPRQIEYCSSFTRLEPGDVIATGTPGGVGSRRTPPLWMKPGDVVEVEIDKIGLLRNGIADEAE comes from the coding sequence ATGAAATTCACGAGCTTCACGATCAACAACGTCAGGTCCTGGGGACTGGTCGAAGGCGATGAGGTCGCCGATCTCGGCGCGCTTTTGCGCGACCGCTTCCCGGACCTGAAGTCGGCGATCGCCGCCGGCGCCTTGAAGGACGTCGCTGTGGCGGCGTCCGGCGCCAAGCGGCATCCGCTCTCGGCCATCACCTTTCTTCCGGTGATCCCGAACCCCGACAAGATCCTCTGCATCGGCCTGAACTACGAGACCCACCGCAAGGAGACCGGCCGCTCGGAGGTCGAGAACCCCACCGTGTTCGGCCGCTTCGCCAACAGCCAGACCGGGCACCTCTCCAACATCATCCGCCCGCGCGTCTCGACCGATCTCGACTTCGAGGGCGAGCTCGCCATCGTCATCGGCAAGCCCGGCCGCTACATTCCGCGAGCCGAGGCGTTCCAGCACATCGCGGGCTATGCCTGCTACAACGAGGGCAGCGTGCGCGACTTCCAGCGCCACACGCATCAGTTCACCCCGGGCAAGAACTTCCCCGACACCGGCGCGTTCGGCCCGTGGCTCGTCACATCAGACGAGATCGATGATCTCGGCCCGCTGAAGCTGCAGACGCGGCTCAACGGCGAGGTCGTCCAGGAGGCGACGATCAGCCAGATGATCTTCGACATCCCGCGCCAGATCGAATACTGCTCCTCCTTCACCCGTCTGGAGCCCGGCGACGTCATCGCCACCGGCACTCCCGGCGGCGTCGGCTCCCGCCGCACGCCCCCGCTGTGGATGAAACCGGGCGACGTCGTGGAAGTGGAGATCGACAAGATCGGGCTGCTGCGCAATGGGATCGCGGACGAGGCGGAGTGA
- a CDS encoding IS1182-like element ISBrsp2 family transposase, translating to MMAKDELFDGLPEQSGPKARELPKGAPRLRVPERNQVELRAVDIDSLIGQDHPARMIWTYVETLDLSELEDRVKARENRPGHPAPSPRLLLALWLYATSDGVGSARALDRLCESHDAYRWLCGGVSLNYHTLSDFRVGCADVLDRLMSEHLAALSEAGLVDLDTLAQDGVRIRANAGASSFRREARLQQKLAEATEVVEELKREVDADPEASNRRIRAARERAAREHKQKVEAAQAALEEIKRKRQKLEEKGGNGKKPKEPRASTTDPQARRMKMADAGFRPAYNVQVVSAAAAMIVVAIDIDNNGSDGGLMRPMLERLRDKLQRLPRRYLVDGGYCRGDDIEWAHGQNIEIYCPPRSQKSGVDPYRPRDTDGPGVAAWRARMASEAGKAQYQLRSLCECIHARWRNWDLRQVTVRGIDKVRAVVSWYAFTNNLLQGLHLIACQKAAS from the coding sequence ATGATGGCTAAGGACGAGCTTTTCGATGGATTGCCGGAGCAGTCGGGTCCCAAAGCGCGGGAGCTTCCGAAGGGTGCGCCTCGTCTGCGGGTTCCGGAGCGCAACCAGGTCGAGCTGCGCGCGGTCGATATCGACAGCCTGATCGGGCAGGATCATCCGGCGCGGATGATCTGGACCTATGTCGAGACGCTCGACCTGAGCGAGTTGGAAGACCGAGTGAAGGCGCGGGAGAACAGGCCTGGTCATCCGGCACCGTCGCCACGCCTTTTGCTGGCGCTCTGGCTCTATGCCACCAGCGACGGCGTCGGCAGTGCTCGGGCGCTGGATCGCCTGTGCGAGAGCCATGATGCCTATCGCTGGCTGTGTGGCGGGGTATCGCTGAACTATCACACGCTGTCGGACTTCCGCGTCGGCTGTGCCGATGTGCTCGACCGCCTGATGAGCGAACATCTGGCGGCGTTGAGCGAGGCCGGGCTGGTCGATCTCGATACGCTGGCACAGGACGGGGTGCGGATCCGCGCCAATGCGGGGGCCAGCTCGTTCCGGCGCGAAGCGAGGCTGCAGCAGAAGCTGGCGGAAGCAACGGAGGTGGTGGAAGAGCTCAAGCGGGAAGTCGATGCAGATCCAGAAGCCAGCAACCGGCGCATCCGCGCGGCGCGTGAGCGCGCCGCACGCGAGCATAAACAGAAGGTCGAAGCGGCGCAGGCGGCGCTGGAGGAGATCAAGCGCAAGCGCCAGAAGCTCGAGGAAAAAGGCGGCAACGGCAAGAAGCCGAAGGAGCCTCGGGCCTCCACCACCGATCCGCAGGCGCGGCGGATGAAGATGGCCGATGCCGGCTTCCGTCCCGCCTACAACGTGCAGGTCGTCAGTGCTGCTGCCGCGATGATCGTGGTCGCAATCGACATCGACAACAACGGATCAGACGGCGGCCTGATGCGACCGATGCTGGAGCGGCTGCGCGACAAGCTGCAACGCCTGCCCAGGCGCTACCTCGTCGATGGCGGATACTGCCGTGGCGACGACATCGAATGGGCGCATGGCCAGAACATCGAGATCTACTGTCCGCCGCGCTCGCAAAAAAGCGGTGTTGATCCTTATCGGCCCCGAGATACCGATGGCCCTGGTGTGGCGGCCTGGCGAGCGCGCATGGCGAGCGAAGCCGGCAAGGCTCAGTATCAGCTCCGCTCGCTGTGCGAATGCATCCACGCCCGCTGGCGCAACTGGGACCTCCGGCAAGTGACGGTACGCGGCATCGACAAGGTTCGCGCCGTCGTGAGCTGGTACGCGTTCACCAACAACCTTCTGCAAGGATTGCACCTCATCGCCTGTCAAAAAGCAGCATCATAG
- a CDS encoding DHA2 family efflux MFS transporter permease subunit, with the protein MSESAALSAPRAGSPWIIAVLVALATFMEVLDTTIANVALPYIAGGMGVSQDESSWVVTTYLVSNAIILTASSYLAKRFGRKAFFIMCLGLFTTSSVLCGFAWNLQVLLMFRILQGLGGGGMVPVAQSILADSFPPEKRGQAFALFGVAVVVAPVVGPTLGGYLSDNASWHWCFLINGPVGVAAMLLIWLILKEPAEVTEERRKQAHGFDVVGFVLVATFLGALELMLDRGLEDDWFDSRFIVITAAVCATAFVAMIPWEMNQKNPTVDVRMLASRQFGACFLVMLATGAILLGTTQMLPQMVQQDFGYTATWAGLVLSPGGLVTMAMMFVVGRLSGKVQPKYMIMTGAAVVAFAMYDLTRVYANVDFWFFAESRMLIGIGLPLIFLSITTASYNGIPPERTDQASALINAARNTGGSIGVSLAANILAHRGQFHQNRLVESTIPSNPAYQDTLNQVTNYFAAHGSSMVQAKQQALAWIGQTVQMQSSLLAYVDVYWALMLISLSAIPLALTLRKVKLGGGPAMAH; encoded by the coding sequence ATGAGCGAGTCTGCTGCTCTCTCCGCGCCGCGCGCCGGCAGTCCGTGGATCATCGCGGTGCTGGTGGCGCTGGCGACCTTCATGGAGGTGCTCGACACCACCATCGCCAATGTCGCGCTGCCCTATATCGCGGGCGGCATGGGCGTGAGCCAGGACGAATCCTCCTGGGTGGTGACGACCTATCTGGTCTCCAACGCGATCATCCTGACGGCGTCGAGCTATCTGGCCAAGCGGTTCGGCCGCAAGGCTTTCTTCATCATGTGCCTCGGCCTGTTCACCACGAGCTCGGTGCTGTGCGGCTTTGCCTGGAATCTGCAGGTGCTGTTGATGTTCCGCATCCTACAGGGGCTCGGCGGCGGCGGCATGGTGCCGGTCGCGCAATCGATCCTCGCCGACTCCTTCCCACCGGAAAAGCGCGGCCAGGCCTTCGCGCTGTTCGGTGTCGCCGTCGTCGTCGCGCCGGTCGTGGGCCCGACGCTCGGCGGCTATCTCTCGGACAACGCCTCGTGGCACTGGTGCTTCCTGATCAACGGTCCCGTCGGAGTCGCCGCGATGCTGCTGATCTGGCTGATCCTCAAGGAGCCGGCAGAGGTGACGGAAGAGCGGCGGAAGCAGGCGCATGGCTTCGACGTGGTCGGATTCGTGCTGGTCGCGACCTTCCTCGGCGCGCTCGAGCTGATGCTCGACCGCGGCCTGGAGGACGACTGGTTCGACTCCCGCTTCATCGTGATCACCGCCGCGGTCTGCGCCACGGCCTTCGTCGCCATGATCCCGTGGGAGATGAACCAGAAGAACCCGACGGTCGACGTGCGCATGCTCGCCTCGCGGCAGTTCGGCGCCTGCTTCCTGGTGATGCTGGCGACCGGCGCGATCCTGCTCGGCACCACGCAGATGCTGCCGCAGATGGTGCAGCAGGATTTCGGCTACACCGCCACCTGGGCCGGTCTCGTGCTGTCGCCGGGCGGCCTGGTCACCATGGCCATGATGTTCGTGGTCGGCCGGCTCTCCGGCAAGGTACAGCCGAAATACATGATCATGACCGGCGCCGCGGTGGTGGCGTTCGCCATGTATGACCTGACGCGTGTCTACGCCAATGTCGACTTCTGGTTCTTCGCCGAGTCCCGCATGCTGATTGGCATCGGCCTGCCGCTGATCTTCCTGTCGATCACGACGGCGTCCTACAACGGCATTCCCCCTGAACGAACCGACCAGGCCTCGGCCCTGATCAACGCGGCCCGCAACACCGGCGGCTCCATCGGCGTGTCCTTGGCGGCCAACATCCTGGCGCATCGCGGCCAGTTCCACCAGAACCGGCTCGTCGAGAGCACCATCCCGTCGAACCCGGCCTATCAGGACACGCTGAACCAGGTTACCAACTACTTCGCCGCCCATGGCAGCTCGATGGTGCAGGCGAAGCAGCAGGCGCTCGCCTGGATCGGCCAGACCGTGCAGATGCAGTCGTCGCTGCTGGCCTATGTCGACGTGTATTGGGCGCTGATGCTGATCTCGCTGTCAGCCATCCCGCTGGCGCTGACCCTGCGCAAGGTCAAGCTCGGCGGCGGCCCGGCGATGGCGCATTAG
- a CDS encoding HlyD family secretion protein, giving the protein MAVQSSSTTESTPPARPAEQTVPARERALKQWRGDAVKELRREADRETQEPDQKAPAPEERSEQGEKPRRGLLRRHPVGAAVGLVVLLAAAAGGYVYFDAASHFESTDDAFIAARQFSIAPKVSGYITSVPVTDNQHVKAGDVIARIDDRDYKTALAQAEAQVRSAEAAIHNIDAQIAVQQAQITAGQAQVDQSQAGLTFAQQQADRYQQLARTGSGTVQSEQQYTSQLQQAKAALTSSQANLQVAQRQLESLKAQRESADANLAQAQAQRDQAQLNLSYTVVTAAQPGRVVNLSAADGQFAAQGTALSMFVPDEVWVTANFKETQLDQMRPGQPVTLEIDAYPEREIRGHVASVQSGSGPAFSLLPPQNATGNYVKIVQRVPVKIDMDDPPTDVALGPGMSVVPTVRVDPKPSLYERLKAML; this is encoded by the coding sequence ATGGCCGTGCAGTCGTCGTCCACCACCGAGTCCACGCCCCCCGCCAGACCCGCCGAGCAGACCGTGCCGGCGCGCGAGCGCGCGCTGAAGCAATGGCGTGGCGACGCCGTGAAGGAGCTCCGCCGCGAGGCCGACCGGGAAACGCAAGAGCCGGATCAGAAAGCTCCCGCTCCCGAGGAACGCAGCGAGCAGGGCGAGAAGCCGCGCAGGGGACTGCTGCGGCGGCACCCCGTGGGCGCAGCGGTCGGTCTCGTCGTGCTGCTGGCGGCCGCCGCCGGCGGCTATGTCTATTTCGACGCCGCCAGCCATTTCGAGAGCACCGATGACGCCTTCATCGCAGCCCGCCAGTTCTCGATCGCGCCGAAGGTCTCCGGCTACATCACCTCCGTCCCGGTCACCGACAACCAGCACGTCAAGGCCGGCGACGTGATCGCGCGCATCGACGATCGCGACTACAAGACGGCGCTGGCGCAGGCCGAGGCGCAGGTGCGGTCGGCGGAGGCCGCGATCCACAACATCGACGCGCAGATTGCGGTTCAGCAGGCACAGATCACCGCGGGCCAGGCGCAGGTCGACCAGTCCCAGGCCGGGCTCACCTTCGCCCAGCAGCAGGCCGACCGCTACCAGCAGCTCGCGCGCACCGGATCCGGCACCGTGCAGAGCGAGCAGCAATACACCTCTCAGCTCCAGCAGGCGAAGGCCGCGTTGACCTCGTCGCAGGCCAATCTCCAGGTCGCGCAGCGCCAGCTGGAATCGCTCAAAGCCCAGCGCGAGAGTGCGGACGCCAATCTCGCCCAGGCGCAGGCGCAGCGCGACCAGGCGCAGCTCAATCTGTCCTACACGGTCGTGACCGCGGCGCAGCCCGGCCGCGTCGTCAATCTCAGCGCCGCCGACGGCCAGTTCGCCGCGCAAGGCACCGCGCTGTCGATGTTCGTGCCCGACGAGGTCTGGGTCACCGCCAATTTCAAGGAGACCCAGCTCGACCAGATGCGTCCCGGCCAGCCGGTGACCCTGGAGATCGACGCCTATCCGGAGCGCGAGATCCGCGGCCATGTCGCCAGCGTGCAGTCCGGCTCGGGTCCGGCGTTCTCGCTGCTGCCGCCGCAGAACGCGACCGGCAACTACGTCAAGATCGTGCAGCGCGTGCCCGTGAAGATCGACATGGACGATCCGCCGACGGATGTCGCGCTCGGCCCGGGCATGTCGGTGGTGCCGACGGTGCGCGTCGATCCCAAGCCGTCGCTCTATGAGCGGCTGAAAGCCATGCTGTGA
- a CDS encoding YoaK family protein, which yields MATTEQRIVPLLLSVNAGYVDTAGFLALQGLFTAHVTGNFVTFGAALALGTSGAIAKLLALPVFCVVVIATRLTGTLLSRRWSRVFEILITVKLLLLILGAALAIHFGPFHNGDSHEAILTGMVLVAAMAIQNAVHRIHLPTAPPSTLMTGTTTQVMIDIADKIYVGDKGQTPPPGRLVQMAINVAAFALGCGAAALLFVRLGSWCFVIPPIVAALTLVARMAGPQPAR from the coding sequence ATGGCGACCACCGAACAGCGCATCGTGCCGCTCTTGCTCAGCGTCAATGCCGGCTATGTCGACACCGCCGGCTTCCTGGCCCTGCAGGGCCTGTTCACCGCGCATGTCACCGGCAACTTCGTGACCTTCGGCGCGGCGCTGGCGCTCGGCACCTCCGGCGCGATCGCCAAGCTGCTGGCGCTGCCGGTGTTCTGTGTCGTCGTGATCGCGACGCGGCTGACCGGCACCTTGCTGTCGCGCCGATGGTCGCGCGTCTTCGAGATCCTGATCACCGTCAAGCTGCTGCTGCTGATCCTGGGCGCCGCGCTCGCGATCCATTTCGGGCCGTTCCACAATGGCGACAGCCACGAGGCGATCCTCACCGGCATGGTCCTGGTCGCTGCGATGGCCATTCAGAATGCCGTGCACCGGATCCATTTGCCGACCGCGCCGCCCTCGACCCTGATGACTGGCACGACGACGCAGGTCATGATCGACATCGCCGACAAGATCTATGTCGGCGACAAGGGCCAGACTCCCCCGCCGGGGCGGCTGGTGCAGATGGCGATCAACGTGGCGGCCTTCGCGCTCGGCTGCGGCGCCGCAGCGCTGCTGTTCGTGCGGCTGGGCAGCTGGTGCTTCGTCATCCCGCCGATCGTGGCGGCGCTGACGCTCGTCGCGCGCATGGCTGGTCCGCAACCCGCGCGTTGA
- a CDS encoding alginate export family protein gives MAQPLTRTAAALAIVATSCGAAVAEDARPAIRTNRWQEDWSALGNPALRTAPFDPIKYVPLQPGRPSSYVSFGMTLRERFESLDAASFGIGGAKPDTHVLHRLQLHVDAHFDEHWQAFVQLEDDRAFGKANITPVDQDPLDLRLAFLAYVNATGQGTFKARVGRQDFDFDLQRFVSSRDGPNVRQSFDALWGDWESGPWRFIGFVSRPVQYSVVHPFDDTSNGKFLFHTFRVERQVLGTNELSSYYSYYQRDAARFLDAAGLEQRHVLDIRFAGKLKGFDWDLEAMGQAGSVGSKQIRAWGAGARAGYTFADVAWQPRIGLQLDGASGDRHPGDGTIETFNPLFPNGYYFTLAGFTGYTNLIHVKPSLTLKPTDALSFMAAIGLQWRATTADAIYVQPNVALAATAGRGSRWSGAYAQLRADCRFNANLTGALEAVHYEIGDTLRRAGGHDSNYIGIELKYAL, from the coding sequence ATGGCTCAGCCACTGACGCGGACAGCCGCGGCGCTTGCGATCGTCGCGACCTCGTGCGGCGCGGCCGTCGCCGAGGACGCACGCCCCGCCATCCGCACCAACCGCTGGCAGGAGGACTGGTCCGCCCTTGGCAATCCTGCGCTGCGCACGGCGCCGTTCGACCCGATCAAATACGTCCCGCTGCAGCCCGGCCGGCCCTCTAGCTACGTCTCGTTCGGCATGACCTTGCGCGAGCGGTTCGAGAGCCTGGATGCCGCAAGCTTCGGCATCGGCGGCGCCAAGCCCGACACTCACGTCCTCCATCGGCTGCAGCTCCATGTCGATGCGCATTTCGACGAGCACTGGCAGGCATTCGTGCAGCTCGAGGACGACCGCGCCTTTGGCAAGGCCAACATCACCCCGGTCGACCAGGACCCGCTCGATCTGCGGCTCGCCTTCCTGGCCTACGTCAATGCGACCGGGCAGGGCACCTTCAAGGCCCGTGTCGGCCGGCAGGATTTCGATTTCGACCTGCAGCGCTTCGTCTCGTCGCGCGACGGCCCCAATGTGCGCCAATCCTTCGATGCGCTGTGGGGCGATTGGGAGAGCGGGCCGTGGCGCTTCATCGGCTTCGTCAGCCGACCGGTGCAGTATAGTGTGGTGCATCCGTTCGACGACACGTCCAATGGAAAATTCCTGTTCCACACCTTCCGGGTCGAGCGCCAGGTGCTCGGCACCAACGAGCTGTCGTCGTATTACTCCTACTATCAGCGCGACGCTGCGCGCTTCCTCGACGCCGCCGGCCTCGAGCAGCGCCACGTGCTCGACATCCGCTTCGCCGGCAAGCTCAAAGGCTTCGACTGGGATCTCGAGGCGATGGGGCAGGCCGGCTCGGTGGGATCGAAGCAGATCCGGGCCTGGGGCGCCGGCGCGCGCGCCGGCTACACCTTCGCCGATGTCGCCTGGCAGCCGCGCATCGGCCTGCAACTCGACGGCGCCTCCGGCGACCGCCATCCCGGCGACGGCACGATCGAGACGTTCAATCCGCTGTTTCCCAACGGCTATTATTTCACGCTGGCCGGCTTCACCGGCTATACCAACCTGATCCACGTCAAGCCGTCGCTGACCCTGAAGCCCACGGACGCGCTGTCCTTCATGGCCGCCATCGGCCTGCAATGGCGTGCGACGACGGCGGATGCGATCTATGTCCAGCCCAATGTCGCGTTGGCCGCGACGGCGGGGCGGGGCAGTCGGTGGTCCGGCGCCTATGCACAGCTGCGCGCCGATTGCCGCTTCAACGCCAATCTCACCGGGGCGCTCGAGGCCGTGCACTATGAGATCGGCGATACGCTGCGCCGGGCCGGCGGACACGATTCGAACTACATCGGCATCGAGCTGAAATACGCGCTCTGA
- a CDS encoding DoxX family protein, producing MAANADTPRPIAAVLAWPWIWPLARLALVSAYLIGGVQKLMDFPGAVAEQAHFGLQPAALWAVAAIAVELIGSVLVVINRFVWFGAGALGVLTSVAMLTANDFWHMDGHDRFMALNAFFEHLGLIAGLVLVSLMSWRARRA from the coding sequence ATGGCGGCGAACGCGGACACGCCGCGGCCGATCGCAGCGGTGCTTGCCTGGCCATGGATATGGCCGCTGGCCCGGCTCGCATTGGTCTCGGCCTATCTGATCGGCGGCGTCCAGAAGCTCATGGACTTCCCCGGCGCCGTCGCCGAGCAGGCCCATTTCGGCCTGCAGCCGGCGGCACTGTGGGCGGTCGCGGCGATCGCCGTCGAGCTGATCGGCTCCGTCCTCGTCGTGATCAACCGCTTCGTCTGGTTCGGCGCCGGCGCGCTCGGCGTGCTGACATCAGTCGCGATGCTCACCGCCAACGACTTCTGGCACATGGACGGCCACGACCGTTTCATGGCGCTGAATGCCTTCTTCGAGCATCTCGGCCTGATCGCAGGCCTGGTGCTCGTCTCCCTCATGTCGTGGCGCGCGCGCCGCGCCTGA